The following DNA comes from Adhaeribacter pallidiroseus.
GCAACAACTACCAGAAGTTCATGATAATGCAAAGTCTAAAGTATATTTTGATTTCAATAACTCACATACTCCTGATACTTACTTTAAAAAATTAGACATAAAGTATTTAGAATTACCATTTTTAAGGAGAGCTTACATTAAAAAAAATTAATAGAGATTTTTTCGTTAAAAAATTTCTTAATAGAGCCTTTTCCTACAGGTGTAGATCTTGCAATTTTTCAAAAAACAAATAATTATAACTCAGAATGGGCTATTTATACTAGATTTGATGTTGTAATATTTCCATATGAAAATGAAATATCATTAAGTATCGGAAGTACTGATACTCTAATAAGTAATATTAAACATGACTTTAATAGTGAAGTTGATCATTTAAAAATAGTAGATTCAGAAGATGGATTCATAAAAAGAGCAAAATTCAACATTGGAAATCAAAATGGATTAATTATAGCAAATGCAGACAAAAGAAAACAATTAAATATTAGAAATAAACCTCAAAAATATTTTTATCAAAATCATTTTAAAACTATTAATGACATCTATTCTATACTATTAAATGAATCTGATAATGAGAATGGATTACGATTTGAGAGTGGAGGATTCAAAACAGTGCATCCAGCTGATGTTGATCAAGTGGATTTTGATAAAAACCAAATACTATTTGGTAAGGGCTTGACTGACGTTAATGCGGCAAGTGGAATGCGAGATGGTGGGCCTTACGAGGTGCCAAATGGAATAGCAGACAATTTAAAAATTTTATTTATTTATCAAAATAGAGAACAAGCTAACAATCTTTTTTCATATATAAAGCAAGGTTATAAACATTATCCAGGATTATTGAGCTATGCTGGTATTTCTGTGAACATTGCTAATGAAAGATTGCAATATTCAAACAAAGAATCTTTATTAAATGAATTCAATAATTTTATAAATGGCGTACTGACAAATGAATCATATGCGGATTACTTTGCATTGGTAATTTTACCTTTCTCAAAAGAATCTGCAGATTTATCAGATAACAAATTATATTATTTAATAAAAGAAAAACTTTTAAAAAAAAGTATTGCTTCGCAATCAATAGATAGTACAAAAATAAACGGAGCAAATTTTCATTATCATCTTCCTAATATTTCTGTTGCCATTTTAGCTAAAGTTGGTGGCATACCTTGGAAACTTAAAAGAAAACCATATAATGAATTAGTTGTTGGTTTTAATGAAGAATATTTTGAAGAAAATCTTGTTCTAGGAACTGCTGTCTATTTTGATAATAGTGGAAAGCTTAGGCATGTTAAATCCTTTAATGGCAATAATAGAAATGACTTAATAATTGCTTTAAAGAACTCGATTCAAAATTTTTTAGAAGCTAACCAAAATAATCCTCCGGATCGACTAGTCATACATTACTATAAACCACCTCGCAAAGAAGATGTAGATAGGATTGATAAGTTGATTAGAGATGAATTCAGGTTTAATCTTCCTTTTGCATTGATAGAAGTAAATGATACAAAAGTAAGTACAGATATATGTTTTGATGTAAAGTTTAATTACGGGATGCCCATTAGTGGAACTTTTGTTAGATTAAGAAAAACTAGTAACGAGTATCTGTTATTCAATAATCAAAGATACTGGAAAAATCCACTTAAACCAATTAGTGCAGAGGAGTATCCTATCAAAGTTAAATTGTATAATACTGAAACTGGGGGTTTTAGCCATAAAGAGCTACTGAGTCAAGTTTATGAGTTTTCTAGATTGTATTGGAAAGGACTTAAACAAAAAAGTCAACCTGTGACAACTCAGTATTCAAAGATGATTGCTGAGTTTGCAGTACATTTTGAAAATGGTAGGATTCCTGAAAACCGAATTTCACAAAAAACAGCTTGGTTTATTTAATATGGATATTAAACAAGCTATAGATAAAAGCCTATTTATATTTGGAGCTGGTGCTTCCTATGATGCTGGTTGCAAAATGTCAGGAGATATGCTGAAAGCGTTGACTGAAATTATCTGCTTGAATCAGGAGGATCCTTTTACAGAAATCGAAAGAGAAACCATAAAGTTTTTACTTACTTGTTTAAATTATCATTCAGAATGGAAAACTTGGGAAGTAAATAGAGAATATTCATTGCAGCCTAATATTGAAGAATTAGCACTTTTAATCAGAAGAATAAAGAACCGAGATAATTTTTTACCTTATCCTGTAACTGGTAATTGGGCTGATAAACTTCTTAGATTAGAAGCTCAATTCAAAGAGCAAAATAAGTTTGGCCTTTATCATAAAATTGAAGATACAATTAAAAATAAGCTTATTCCCCAATGGCTTGAAGTTAAACAAACAGATTTCTTAAAGCCACTTGATGATTTCTTTCAAAGAAATACAGATAAAAGAATAACCTTTGATATTTTTTCTATGAATTATGACAAGGTAATTGAACAACATTTTTCTGAACAAAAAGCGAAGCCATATAGAGGATTCTATAGTGGCGAATGGAGAGGATTTAATGTGTCTGATAGTATTGATGAATTTAATATTATTAATTTATACAAATTACATGGGTCATTAGATTGGACCAGGCTTATAGATGGAACTGTTTTAGAAAAATCTGATATTGATGAATATTACGAAGATATCGAAGGAGAAAATAGAATTGAACATGATCCAGTTATAATATTTGGGCATGGCACAAAGTTTTTTTCTGTAGAACCTTTTTTCAGCCTAATTCAAAATTTTAGCAATAAATTAAAAGAAAGAAATTACTTTTTTATTATTGGCTATAGTTTTTTTGATCCATATATAAATAATTTACTTATTCAAGCTGTAAAAGATGGTGGTTATAAAAACAAAAAGATCATCATAGTAAATCCATCTTTTGCATTTAATCCACCCTTAAAGGTAGATCATTTTATAGATCATGATCTGTATGGTTGCCATCTTAATGAAAATAACTCAGAAGCAAAGAAAATCCTAACTAATTACATAGAAGATATACAACGGAATGCTTTTTATTCAGAATTGCCTGAATTCAACATCAAACAAGTTCCATCCGAAGCTTTATATTATTTAAGAATGGGTACAAAAGAATTCTTTAATCGTTTTTTTAATAATTCAGGTGAGGCTTTTTTAAAGCTTATTGAAGATTTTGAAAGTCAAGGTGAGAAGTCTTTACCATTCTAAGATATTTATTACTAATTATGTAAAAGCTCTAGAAGAGTTAAAAGAATGCCAATAGAAAGTGTTTACATAGAAAATTTTAAATCCATTCGTGATAGTGAGAGAATATCAATTAAGCCGATTAATATTTTAATTGGGCCTAACGGAGTGGGGAAAAGTAATTTCATCAGTTTTTTTAAATTACTTAACAGCATTTACCAACAAAGACTTCGTAAATATGTAGCAGATAATGGGTATGAAGATCGTATTTTATATTTTGGCCGTAAAGTATCTGAATATCTAGCAGGGGGCATTGTTTTTAAACCAAATGATAATAATGTTAATAACCGATATGATTTTAAGTTAGTACCACAAGCTCAAGACAGCGGATTCTATTTTGAGGAAGAAACAGCTGGTTATAATGTCTTCGCTTATCATTACGGTGAAAAATGGCATTACATGGATTTAGATACTATTGGTAAACCTGAAAGCAACTTAAAAGACCACGGGGCAGATCGCAGTTTTTACCTAAGTAATTATTTTGAGGACTTTAAAGTATTTCACTTTCACGATACGAGTGCAAATTCCTCTTTGAAGCAAGTAGCAAAAACGCAGGATTACGCTTATTTGCGAGAAGATGGCAGTAACTTAGCTGCCTATCTGTTTAAAATCAAAGATACTCATCCCAAACATTTTAGAATGATTGAGCACACCATTCGTTCAGTGGCGCCGTTTTTTGATCGGTTTAATTTAAAGCCTGATGCTAAAAACGAAAACGTAATTTTCTTAAACTGGTTAGAAAAAGGGTCCGACGAATATTTTAATGCACATAATCTATCTGATGGTACTCTGCGCTTTATTGCTTTAACTACTTTATTACTACAACCAGATATTCCAAAAACCATTATAATAGACGAGCCAGAATTAGGATTGCACCCTTTTGCCATTCAGAAACTAGCCGCTATGATAAAAAGTGCTTCTTCTAAATCACAAATAATCGTTTCTACTCAATCGGTAAACCTGGTAGATGAATTCTCTGCTGATGATATTATTGTAGTAGACCGAAGGGACAACCAAACAGTATTTACCCGTCAGTCGGAGGAAAGTCTTCGTGAATGGCTTAAGGATTACACCTTAGGGGAGCTTTGGGAGAAGAATGTATTGGGAGGTCGGCCCAGATGAGAGGACTATACATTTTAGCCGAAGGACCTACCGAAGAAGAGTTTATCAATGAAGTGCTCAGTCATTATTTTTATGATAAAGGCATATATGATGTAAGGGCAATTTTAATGAGCACTAGCCCTGGTTTTAAAGGAGGAGATGTTACTTACCAACGTTATAAGCTAAATGCCGAAAACCTATTAAAACGGGAACAAGATATAATTGTAACTTCTTTAATTGATTATTTCCGATTACGAACAGATTTTCCGGAATATGCTCAAGCCCAAACTATAATTGACAAATATAAACGAGTTGATTTTTTGGAAAATGCTGTAGCTAACGATATTAATAGCCACCGTTTTTTGCCTTATATTCAATTGCATGAGTTTGAAGGATTATTATTTTCCCATACGGCTGGGTTTGATTATTTGCCTGATTTATCGGACGCAAACAAGCAACAATTGTACAGCGCTGTACAGGAACATGATAATCCGGAAATGTTGAACGATGGAGCTGAAACAGCCCCATCTAAACGATTGGAAAAACTTATCCCAGGGTACAAGAAGACCTTACACGGTCCAGTTATCGCTACTGAAATATCACTTTCCATTATTATGCAACGCTGTATTCGGTTTAATAACTGGATTCAGGCTTTAACCCAAAGAATGCAGCAAAATTAATGAAACTATCCAATTTAGTGAATACTTACAGATTGATCCTAATAAAATGGGGGTCTGGTACTTCAACCTGCTATGGGTGAACCCCAATTAAAGTATTTCATATTATTCTGATTCAGAAATAGTTTTGATAAAGCTTCAAAACATAATGCCAATAAAAGCACTTAGACCAAGATATCAGGAAGGGTACTTAGTTGGCAAATATCCTTTTAGACCTATAAAGACCCAAGGGGACGACTTGGCAAACCGAATGGTAGCAAAATTTTTTGTTGATAATTCTGATGGAAAATTTTGGGATACATTTTTTCTACCTATGCCGAATGAAGTTATATATCCAGAAAATGATGAAGTTGGAGTGGAACTGAACAAGATTAAACTAGAGTTCAATAAAAAATACCACTGTTAGCAAGAGGTTCATTTTACATTATAAATTAAGCTACCGTTCACAGAAAAAATTAAGAAATGGATAATTACGAAAATCCAAAGGAAGGTAAAACCTATATAAGTCCTAGTTTAAAGAGTTTTGGCAATTTAAATAGGAAAATACGAATTGCTTCGAAGGTGATTAACTCACCCGATACGTATGCTTTTGGTATAATAAAAGATGAAGTTGTGCTTAGACATGGAATAAATGCACAATCCTATATAAGTGCAAAATTCATTGAAGATGACAGAAGAATTTTTGTTTTGAATATTCAAGGCTATTCAGTTGGAACGGACAAACCGCGTAATGCAAGTTTTGCTTTTATCGGAGATGAAATAAATAAACTTTTTGAATTTTTAAAGAATATTCAACATGTAAAGCTTGCAGATAGTAAGCCAATCAATATAAGTGATGAAGAGCTTAAAAAATTGATAATTTCAGATAATCAAGCTAGAAGCTTATTACATGATAATCAAGAAATTTTTACTCAAATAATAAGGTCAGAAATTACGAAAGAAGATATTGTTGCAATAGGATATCGTAAAAAGCAACTTGGAAATTACCAAAATTTATTATCAGATAGAATTTTTTTTGAAAATGCAAAGACCAAAAACAATTTAACGGATGAATCTCTTTGGCAAAAATTCTTTGAGAAGAATCAATGGGTTTTTGGATATGGGTTAGGTTATATATTCTTGTCGAGTCTTGATGATAAGAAATTAGAACAAGTTGTTCAAGGCCATAATGTTAATAATTATGGAAAACGTGTCGATGCTTTAATGAAGACAAATGGTATTATATCAAATTTATGTTTTGTTGAAATTAAAACAAATACTACACCTTTACTTGATAACAAACCTTATCGTTCAGGCTGTTGGGCTCCTTCAAGAGAATTAGCTGGAGCCGTAGCTCAAATTTAAGGTACTGTTGCTTCAGCAATAAAGTCTTTATCAGAAAAAATAATTACTGAAGATCAGGAAGGAAATCCAACTGGAGAAGAAGTTTTTAATTATCAACCAAAATCATATCTAGTAATAGGGAATTTAAGCGAATTTTCAAGCGAACATGGTATAAACAAAGACAAATATCGTTCTTTTGAACTATATAGAAAGAATACTACAAATCCAGAAATAATAACTTTTGATGAGCTTTACGAAAGAGCAAAGTTTATTGTACACAATAACGAAAACTAAGGATGTAAATAGAGATAAATTAAGTAAGAAATTAAAATCTTATATTTTTATCAGCGATTTTGCAGTTGAAACAAAAATATTGATCAATTATTTGTATAATAATTAATATAATATGCTTTCTATTTAACATAATACTAGTTATTAGGACAATGACTGCGTAATGAAATCAATATTAATGGCAAGTTTATATTTCTTATTAATAACCATATTGTCTAATAACCAGCTTGCCTGGATTGTTGCTGCTTTTTTTATAACAGATGTTCTCGGTAAAATTGCAGCAATCAAATATTTAATAAACTACAATACAATAAGCTTCAAAAAGCTGTTTCAGCATATATTGAAACAGCTTTTTTGAAATTAGCTAATTAACTGTAAAAGCATAAACATTACCTTGCTCTCCTACTGGACCATCCGACCACTTTTCCATTAAAGCAACACTTGCCTGATGATCATTTTGTAAGCTGATGCTAAAAGTAGCCCGGTCGCAACGATCTTTCCCTTTTATCGCACGACTATCGCTGTATGCATTACTCAACAAAAAAGCATAATTACCTTTCTTCTTCGGTACAATGGCAATCTTCATTTCGTATTTACCATTCGTTTCCACGTACCTAACTCCTTCAGCTGCTTCCGGAACGGGTATATTTGTGGAATTAAATGCTTCGCCCTTCATAGCTATAAAGTCAAAGTCATACACATACCACTTACGTTCTTTATTGGGCAAGTATTCTACAATGGTAATAGCACTGCCAATAGTTGCTGCATTTGTATAATCTACAGGAGCTTGACTACCAATGGGAGTTAGGGTACTAGGAAATTCGGATACTAAATAAATAGTATCACCTACTTGCACTTTATCTTTATCTGGCGTAAAAGCTGCAGTCACCCCGAAGCTGTACTTGGGGTTTGGATTCAAACAACCGGGATCAGGGCAGCCGCTTAGCATTACGCTTAAGCAAATAAAGCCAATTAGATGAATGAATTTATGTCTCTTATTGATAACCATATTGTCTAAATAAATCTCTAACTTGGGTTGCTTGATTATTACTGTTTTCGGATAAAAGCCGTTCCCGGTATAATTGCGGCGATCTTATCTCCGAATCAATGGCATTTATTAATTGTAGATTGGTATATAAAGAAACCTGATCATTAACTGTAATTTCACCTGGTGTATTGTCGATTAAATCCTGAAAAAGTCCTCTTGGAATCCATTTGAAAGGATCATCAGGTAAAAGTGGATTAAACGCTTCTAATGCGGCTATATGCGGCCTTATAGTACCATTAGAGCAAGTACTGGTTTGATAGTCTTGCACCCGTACACAAGAGCTGTTAGTACCGTATCTCGCATCAGCTAGAAATTGTCCATAGTGGCTGGCCCATCCTTCATTTAAAGCAATAATTGGCGAACTACTCGTGTTTCCCCGGCCATAAGGGTTAGGTGAGGAAGAAACAGTAGCGCTAATAATTTCATTAATCGTAGCATCAACGGCGGCGGTGTACCAGAGATTACCAGCTTGGGTATACAGAGCCGTGTGCGATAATTCATGAAAAATTGTTTCTACCACTAAATCGGAGTTAATCTTAGTATAATCGCTTACGTTATAATTGTACACTACATCTATCTGCCGTTTTAAGTAGCCAACCATCGTGTTAAATCCACCCGCAACAGGATTGACAGCGGAAGCAATAAAGTTATTGACAAAAGCGGTTTCTAAACCATCCCAAAATCTAATACCAAATAGAGGCGCAGCACCCGTTCCACCTAAAGATCCCCAGTTGCTGATTAAAATTCGTAAACCGGCTGGCGGCGCACTAGTTCCCTGCGCAATAATTAAAGATCGGTATTGTTGTACGGCATTGTGCGTAGTAGCGGCTACCCAATCCCGGGTTTGTAAAGAATTAACATCATTATTTCTAACGAACGTATAAGCCGGTATGTTATTAATCTGGCTGCCCGAAAACTTACCAAGCACTTTCTTTACTGAGGAAATTACTTGCCAAAAACGGACACCGCGGATGCTCCGGATACTGGCGTTTTCGTTTTTAAACTTGAGAATTACTTTAACTTTATTCCGGAATTTTGCAGTAGAAGTAAAATTACCGGTGCTATTAGTATACATGCGCTCTATCTTGAACCACCTCTTAGCCACTACCCGCAATTTTTGTAGTCCCTGCACTCCTAATTGCGTATCCTGCACATTAATTTTACCGATGGTCGAAACAGCGGGTGATGGCGGAGTAACCGGAGCCGATACGCATTTCTTTAATACATCATCCCAGACGTAACCAGTAGGGCAACCATCCGGCACACACTTATTTAGATCGTAGTCAAAATGGTAACCTGGGTTACAATCAGGTATCCGTTGGGTTATCGCGGCTGCGTTGCCGGCTAAATCATCGCCATCAGCGTTTAAACCAGCTAGCCGTTCGGCTTCAACTTCTACGGCTATGTCAGTAGGGATATGCACCGAAGCTAAGGTTTGATACGTGATTCCGGCTGGAAAAGTAAAATTGGTGGGCACTACTGCATATTGCCAAGTTATTTGGTCGCTAGGCACAGCCGGGTCCTGATAATAATCACCTTCGGTTATTACCTGATAATCCAATGGTTCATCAAATAAATCTAAATCCAGAGTTTCTTCGAGGGTAATTAATTGCTCTTTAGTAGTAGGCTTAAACCGAACGTACAAATTAGTAGCGGCCAACGTGGTCCAAGTGCCGCCTTTTACGTTGGTATACGCCCGGCGCATATTAGCTAGTAGATAAGGATTGGGTAACTGGCTACCTAAAACAGTGGGTTGTTCAGTATTGGGGTTAATAACATTAGCGCTGGTAGTAGTTTTCACTTCCGGTTGCCAACCTTTTTCCGGTTGGAGGCTACAGGCATTTAAGAATAACAACCCCAAAGCTAGTAAGCTGGAAAAAGCATAATTTTTCCAGTTACCATGCCATAAGGCCTGGCAAAAAAATAGATTTT
Coding sequences within:
- a CDS encoding argonaute/piwi family protein, with product MHPADVDQVDFDKNQILFGKGLTDVNAASGMRDGGPYEVPNGIADNLKILFIYQNREQANNLFSYIKQGYKHYPGLLSYAGISVNIANERLQYSNKESLLNEFNNFINGVLTNESYADYFALVILPFSKESADLSDNKLYYLIKEKLLKKSIASQSIDSTKINGANFHYHLPNISVAILAKVGGIPWKLKRKPYNELVVGFNEEYFEENLVLGTAVYFDNSGKLRHVKSFNGNNRNDLIIALKNSIQNFLEANQNNPPDRLVIHYYKPPRKEDVDRIDKLIRDEFRFNLPFALIEVNDTKVSTDICFDVKFNYGMPISGTFVRLRKTSNEYLLFNNQRYWKNPLKPISAEEYPIKVKLYNTETGGFSHKELLSQVYEFSRLYWKGLKQKSQPVTTQYSKMIAEFAVHFENGRIPENRISQKTAWFI
- a CDS encoding SIR2 family protein, translating into MDIKQAIDKSLFIFGAGASYDAGCKMSGDMLKALTEIICLNQEDPFTEIERETIKFLLTCLNYHSEWKTWEVNREYSLQPNIEELALLIRRIKNRDNFLPYPVTGNWADKLLRLEAQFKEQNKFGLYHKIEDTIKNKLIPQWLEVKQTDFLKPLDDFFQRNTDKRITFDIFSMNYDKVIEQHFSEQKAKPYRGFYSGEWRGFNVSDSIDEFNIINLYKLHGSLDWTRLIDGTVLEKSDIDEYYEDIEGENRIEHDPVIIFGHGTKFFSVEPFFSLIQNFSNKLKERNYFFIIGYSFFDPYINNLLIQAVKDGGYKNKKIIIVNPSFAFNPPLKVDHFIDHDLYGCHLNENNSEAKKILTNYIEDIQRNAFYSELPEFNIKQVPSEALYYLRMGTKEFFNRFFNNSGEAFLKLIEDFESQGEKSLPF
- a CDS encoding AAA family ATPase encodes the protein MPIESVYIENFKSIRDSERISIKPINILIGPNGVGKSNFISFFKLLNSIYQQRLRKYVADNGYEDRILYFGRKVSEYLAGGIVFKPNDNNVNNRYDFKLVPQAQDSGFYFEEETAGYNVFAYHYGEKWHYMDLDTIGKPESNLKDHGADRSFYLSNYFEDFKVFHFHDTSANSSLKQVAKTQDYAYLREDGSNLAAYLFKIKDTHPKHFRMIEHTIRSVAPFFDRFNLKPDAKNENVIFLNWLEKGSDEYFNAHNLSDGTLRFIALTTLLLQPDIPKTIIIDEPELGLHPFAIQKLAAMIKSASSKSQIIVSTQSVNLVDEFSADDIIVVDRRDNQTVFTRQSEESLREWLKDYTLGELWEKNVLGGRPR
- a CDS encoding DUF4276 family protein, with translation MRGLYILAEGPTEEEFINEVLSHYFYDKGIYDVRAILMSTSPGFKGGDVTYQRYKLNAENLLKREQDIIVTSLIDYFRLRTDFPEYAQAQTIIDKYKRVDFLENAVANDINSHRFLPYIQLHEFEGLLFSHTAGFDYLPDLSDANKQQLYSAVQEHDNPEMLNDGAETAPSKRLEKLIPGYKKTLHGPVIATEISLSIIMQRCIRFNNWIQALTQRMQQN